Proteins co-encoded in one Papilio machaon chromosome 24, ilPapMach1.1, whole genome shotgun sequence genomic window:
- the LOC106716235 gene encoding aminopeptidase N, with the protein MRRSGYLLVLPVLVLVLPVVLAEYLLPGDVVPKHYDVRLVFDVDPRTNYSFFGVADILLDVKKTTSKIVLHAQDFIVADDKVVFHGAGDLPVVTSVKLNDTYNFLTLTLNKELVEGSSYRLQIPFYGNLKIGLDGVYISTYVNKKTNLREYLIATQFEAISARKGFPCFDEPVYKATFRLNIGHHEEFSAVSNMPLFNTSSDNALEDVWPWETIAKKFRKDRAHFVWDQFENSVPMSTYLVAFVVSKFAYVESPPELANTKFRIWARSDAIDQTAYAANLGPRVLSHFERWFNVSFPLPKQDMIAIPDFSAGAMENWGLVTYRETALLYDNQQSSFLNKERVAEVIAHELAHQWFGNLVTMKWWSDLWLNEGFATFAASVGVAAVEPAWRADRTYALDNILSVLSLDALESSHPVSVPIDNPKRISEIFDEISYRKGSTIIRMMTMFLGEHVFREAINNYLVKHSYGNAEQDDLWSELTAATQRHGGLSRNVTVKQVMDTWTTQTGYPLLTVTRDYSDNSLTISQKRYLSLGARASSSASWWVPLRVLCEGEEQTQMETGQVQWLAAGEGTNTLHRFEHGAAPEQWVIFNTDMIAPYRVNYDPRNWQLITRALASGHRAVPVLARVQLLSDALELAWAGRLDYTTALQLTSYLQKEMDYLPLSTGLRGLAKIENVLKRTPDYGAFQKFVRRLIGETYTRSGGLSSSKILNEDDLISVKMQVTTSSWACRMKVPGCEENAIALFDRWMETPNPDQNNPIPLDLRRTVYCVALSRGSVRHWRFALERRRSANVAAARDQLLHALACSRDTWILAQYLEWAITEGSEVRRQDAAAVLAGVTRSTVGYYVAKDFIYDRIEDIYNAFSQGRRIGFIIKTLLDQFTTQKELDQFLVWKQKNEKYLEDAHLAVEQGVERARVNIDWLARHRRHVVDRLREFSSYRRPADQWEEQSIMLSIYAIHNLTSSRSPNYVYEIGKR; encoded by the exons ATGCGACGGTCGGGATATCTTTTGGTCCTGCCGGTCTTGGTCCTGGTACTACCTGTGGTTCTCGCGGAGTACCTGCTGCCGGGTGACGTGGTCCCCAAGCACTACGACGTGAGGCTCGTCTTCGACGTCGATCCAAGGACTAATTACAGCTTTTTTGGTGTTGCTGATATCCTG TTGGACGTTAAGAAGACGACTTCAAAGATCGTTCTGCACGCCCAGGATTTTATTGTAGCAGACGATAAAGTGGTATTTCATGGTGCTGGCGACTTACCAGTCGTTACTTCTGTGAAACTCAATGATACATACAATTTCCTTACCCTAACCTTGAACAAGGAACTTGTAGAAGGTTCTAGCTACCGCCTGCAGATACCTTTCTATGGCAATTTGAAGATCGGACTTGATGGTGTCTATAttagtacatatgtaaataagaAGACAAATCTTAGAGA GTACTTGATAGCGACTCAATTTGAGGCTATATCAGCTCGCAAAGGTTTCCCGTGCTTCGACGAACCTGTGTACAAGGCGACGTTCCGACTGAACATCGGTCATCATGAGGAGTTCTCAGCAGTCTCCAACATGCCGCTGTTTAATACTTCCAGTGACAA tgcCCTTGAAGATGTTTGGCCTTGGGAAACGATTGCAAAGAAATTTAG gaaGGACCGCGCTCACTTCGTTTGGGATCAGTTTGAGAATTCTGTCCCGATGTCTACATACCTGGTCGCGTTTGTGGTGTCAAAGTTCGCGTACGTTGAGAGCCCGCCAGAGCTCGCTAACACTAAGTTCAGGATCTGGGCTAGGAGTGATGCTATTGATCAG ACCGCGTACGCCGCAAATCTGGGTCCCCGCGTGTTGTCGCACTTCGAGCGTTGGTTCAACGTATCGTTCCCGCTGCCGAAGCAGGACATGATCGCCATCCCCGACTTCAGCGCCGGCGCCATGGAGAACTGGGGCCTCGTCACCTACAGGGAGACCGCGCTGCTCTACGACAACCAACAGTCCTCCTTCCTCAACAAGGAGAGGGTCGCAGAG GTGATAGCTCACGAGCTGGCTCACCAGTGGTTCGGCAACCTGGTGACGATGAAGTGGTGGTCAGACCTGTGGCTGAACGAGGGTTTCGCGACGTTCGCGGCGTCAGTTGGCGTGGCGGCGGTGGAGCCCGCCTGGCGCGCTGACCGCACATACGCCCTCGACAACATCCTCTCCGTGCTCAGTCTGGACGCGCTCGAGTCCTCGCACCCG gTGTCAGTACCGATCGACAATCCGAAGCGTATATCGGAAATCTTCGACGAAATCTCGTATCGTAAAGGTTCTACCATCATCCGCATGATGACCATGTTCCTCGGAGAACACGTCTTCCGGGAAGCCATCAATAA TTACCTGGTGAAGCACTCGTACGGTAACGCGGAGCAGGACGACCTGTGGTCAGAGCTGACAGCCGCCACACAGCGACATGGCGGCCTCTCTCGCAACGTCACAGTCAAACAGGTGATGGACACCTGGACCACGCAGACCGGCTACCCGCTCCTCACTGTCACCAGAGACTACAGTGACAACTCGCTCACCATCTCACAG AAGCGCTACCTGTCTCTGGGCGCGAGGGCGAGCAGCAGCGCGTCGTGGTGGGTGCCGCTGCGGGTGCTGTGCGAGGGGGAGGAGCAGACGCAGATGGAGACGGGTCAGGTGCAGTGGCTGGCGGCGGGCGAGGGCACAAACACTCTGCACCGCTTCGAGCACGGCGCAGCACCGGAACAGTGGGTCATCTTCAACACTGACATGATCG CTCCTTACCGCGTGAACTACGACCCCCGCAACTGGCAGCTGATAACTCGCGCGCTGGCGAGCGGACACCGCGCTGTTCCAGTGCTGGCTCGAGTGCAGCTGCTGTCAGACGCGTTGGAACTGGCCTGGGCTGGTCGACTTGACTACACCACCGCACTGCA ACTCACGAGTTACCTGCAGAAAGAGATGGACTATCTGCCGCTGTCGACAGGTCTGCGTGGGTTGGCTAAGATTGAGAATGTTCTGAAGCGTACTCCAGACTACGGAGCCTTCCAGAAGTTTGTTAGACGACTTATTG GTGAGACTTACACTCGCTCCGGAGGTCTGTCCTCCAGCAAGATCCTCAACGAAGACGACCTCATCAGTGTTAAAATGCAG gTGACGACGAGCAGCTGGGCGTGCCGCATGAAGGTGCCAGGCTGCGAGGAGAATGCCATCGCGCTGTTTGACCGCTGGATGGAGACTCCCAACCCTGATCAGAATAATCC TATCCCGCTGGACCTGCGCCGCACGGTGTACTGTGTGGCGCTGTCTCGGGGCTCCGTGCGTCACTGGCGCTTCGCCCTCGAGCGCCGGCGCAGCGCCAACGTGGCCGCCGCCCGCGACCAGCTGCTGCACGCCCTCGCCTGCTCCAGAGACACATGGATACTGGCGCA ATACTTGGAGTGGGCAATAACTGAGGGGTCGGAGGTGCGGCGTCAGGACGCGGCGGCCGTGCTCGCCGGCGTCACTCGCTCCACTGTTGGATACTACGTCGCCAAGGACTTTATATACGACCGTATTGAAGATATTTACAACGC GTTCTCTCAAGGTCGTCGCATCGGCTTCATCATCAAGACCTTGCTCGATCAGTTCACAACACAGAAGGAACTCGACCAG TTCCTGGTATGGAAGCAAAAGAACGAGAAGTACCTGGAGGACGCGCACTTGGCGGTGGAGCAGGGCGTGGAGCGCGCGCGAGTCAACATCGACTGGTTGGCGCGACATCGCCGCCACGTCGTCGACCGCCTGCGAGAGTTCTCCTC CTACCGGAGACCGGCAGACCAGTGGGAAGAACAATCCATCATGCTATCCATTTACGCTATCCATAACTTGACGAGCAGTAGATCGCCCAATTACGTATACGAAATAGGGAAAAGatga
- the LOC106716204 gene encoding protein starmaker produces the protein MSQMVTRQGPVGEDIDKRQTASPVKEMKKKMAANAEKEKIAAEKHVDKSKDKHDDKTDKKDKKEAEKHAEKADKKEKIDKTHDKKDKSLDKSLDKKDKSMDKSTDKKEKADKSEKKEKTTEKKDKSVDKKEKSVDKQVDKSTEKKDTPIEKPVEQTEESTSVEKTGKQQSKDEEKQKSDTIKHNGEASRQNGKASNGTASESDDGEEELVIVEADNDEMFPELAYDDTSDTEPTDTDLRSVTRRSQVKVTRTPETPRPASVKQADKETDDSKEMKLLKLKEDVLITDRRLRSADSPKPSEKRSLGKDSPKKEIKKSELETKTLEETGAEDKQENVQKSEGTVTEMVIEVENIEGGAGGAGGAGGAGGETRRDTRYSRSRVKVSPYRRSARLADNTATSILANYTGNNTTMEMDITESFADAEAAACDTSAPEDSYLASLRTIRARRSYRELKPLSLTHSFNTSHHSVTSLNARESNVRPTGTVVGRKRRPEAGGEGEGEGVAETVGAVGAGAGEGAKRPRLLERLARPFRTTSTPLPARRAAEIVGINTDLPQSAPVGADDAFDPETIKPTPTPTLAHAQTTPLVLPTPTLASERDSKRCVVM, from the exons ATGAGTCAAATGGTGACGCGGCAGGGCCCTGTCGGGGAAGACATAGATAAG CGGCAAACCGCAAGCCCGGTCAAagaaatgaagaaaaaaatggcaGCCAACGCCGAAAAGGAAAAGATCGCAGCCGAGAAGCATGTCGATAAATCAAAAGACAAACACGAtgacaaaacagataaaaaGGATAAGAAAGAAGCAGAGAAGCATGCAGAGAAAGCCGACAAGAAggaaaaaatagataaaactcatgacaaaaaagataaaagtttGGATAAATCTTTAGATAAGAAAGACAAAAGTATGGATAAATCTACTGATAAAAAAGAGAAAGCAGATAAATctgaaaagaaagaaaagactACAGAAAAGAAAGATAAATCTGTtgataagaaagaaaaaagtgtAGATAAGCAAGTGGATAAGTCAACGGAAAAGAAAGACACACCAATAGAGAAGCCAGTCGAACAAACTGAAGAAAGCACCAGTGTAGAAAAGACAGGAAAG CAGCAATCGAAAGACGAAGAGAAACAAAAATCTGACACGATAAAACACAACGGAGAAGCGAGCCGTCAGAATGGTAAAGCAAGTAATGGAACTGCCAGTGAATCTGATGACGGTGAAGAAGAACTGGTGATAGTTGAGGCTGACAATGACGAGATGTTCCCCGAATTGGCATACGATGACACCTCAGACACGGAACCAACCGACACAGATTTACGCAGCGTCACGAGAAGGTCTCAG GTGAAGGTGACACGTACTCCGGAGACACCCCGACCCGCCTCCGTCAAGCAGGCTGACAAGGAAACTGACGAT tCCAAGGAGATGAAACTACTCAAGTTGAAAGAGGACGTTTTGATCACCGACCGTCGTCTCCGTTCCGCCGACTCGCCTAAACCTTCAGAGAAGAGATCTCTAGGTAAAGACTCACCAAAGAAGGAGATAAAAAAGAGTGAATTAGAAACGAAGACGCTGGAGGAAACTGGCGCTGAAGATAAACAGGAGAACGTACAGAAATCCGAAGGAACCGTCACAGAAATGGTAATCGAAGTTGAAAATATTGAGG ggggtgcggggggtgcggggggcgctgggggtgcggggggcgaGACACGTCGCGACACGCGCTACTCGCGGTCGCGCGTCAAAGTGAGCCCGTACCGCAGAAGCGCGCGTCTGGCAGACAACACCGCCACATCAATACTCGCCAATTACACTG GCAACAATACAACAATGGAGATGGATATAACGGAATCTTTTGCGGATGCGGAGGCTGCAGCTTGCGACACGAGTGCACCAGAGGACAGTTACCTCGCCTCTCTACGTACAATCCGTGCACGACGTTCATATCGAGAACTCAAGCCGCTCTCACTTACGCACAGCTTCAACACAAGTCATCACTCCGTCACCAGCTTGAATG CTCGGGAGTCGAATGTCCGCCCCACTGGTACAGTGGTGGGTCGCAAACGGCGGCCGGAGGCGGGTGGTGAAGGCGAGGGCGAAGGCGTGGCTGAGACTGTCGGGGCTGTGGGCGCAGGCGCAGGCGAAGGCGCCAAACGGCCGCGCCTACTGGAGCGCCTAGCGCGCCCATTCCGCACCACCTCTACGCCGCTGCCCGCGCGCCGAGCTGCTGAG ATCGTGGGCATTAACACGGACCTGCCGCAGAGCGCGCCCGTTGGCGCTGATGATGCCTTCGACCCGGAGACAATCAAGCCCACGCCCACTCCCACACTGGCCCACGCCCAGACCACGCCTCTCGTATTGCCCACGCCCACACTGGCGTCGGAGCGTGACTCGAAACGTTGTGTCGTCATGTAA
- the LOC106716236 gene encoding uncharacterized protein LOC106716236 isoform X1 — protein sequence MSIIPESAKNSELPVVDKEEFNTKVQNYYKSHSVHSKKLEWTRERIENVIKLLEEYSKNKCRGVRATNTQYHHAHKYDVVKTGNHKVLILKRKDSSHPILEMIPTEDYYEKILDAHLATGHGRRDKIVQYKDSPCCSKTYTF from the exons atgtcGATTATACCGGAGTCTGCAAAAAACTCTGAATTACCAGTCGTTGATAAAGAAGAATTTAACACAAAAGTTCAAAACTATTACAAATCACACAGCGTGCACAGCAAAAAGTTAGAATGGACAAGAGAAAGAATAGAAAATGTGATCAAACTGTTAGAAGAATAtagcaaaaataaatgtcgTGGCGTAAGAGCAACGAATACACAATACCACCACGCGCATAAATACGACGTCGTTAAAACAGGTAATCATAAGGTATTAATTCTCAAAAGAAAAGATAGTTCACACCCAATATTAGAAATGATTCCAAcagaggattattatgaaaaaatactcGACGCCCACCTCGCCACTGGCCATGGCCGGAGAGACAAAATT GTCCAATACAAAGACAGTCCCTGTTGCTCTAAAACCTATACTTTCTGA
- the LOC106716236 gene encoding uncharacterized protein LOC106716236 isoform X2: MSIIPESAKNSELPVVDKEEFNTKVQNYYKSHSVHSKKLEWTRERIENVIKLLEEYSKNKCRGVRATNTQYHHAHKYDVVKTGPIQRQSLLL, encoded by the exons atgtcGATTATACCGGAGTCTGCAAAAAACTCTGAATTACCAGTCGTTGATAAAGAAGAATTTAACACAAAAGTTCAAAACTATTACAAATCACACAGCGTGCACAGCAAAAAGTTAGAATGGACAAGAGAAAGAATAGAAAATGTGATCAAACTGTTAGAAGAATAtagcaaaaataaatgtcgTGGCGTAAGAGCAACGAATACACAATACCACCACGCGCATAAATACGACGTCGTTAAAACAG GTCCAATACAAAGACAGTCCCTGTTGCTCTAA